One segment of Halococcus salsus DNA contains the following:
- a CDS encoding NADH-quinone oxidoreductase subunit D → MSLERPERSSHVGATEDGLDYDALAELLGDTVVSRESHLNAEAFVIRPDEVQNALFALRDEAGFDHLSNVTAQEYADRYESIYHLKKFADPTQEVSVVVPAAKDDPVSQTAVPVYAGADWHEREAYDLVGIRYEGHPDLRRILLPETWQGHPLGLDYDQDEPQVVTLESHANPLEEDHREDGADTMFLNIGPHHPATHGVLHVETVLSGEQVAHIEPDIGYLHRCEEQMCQTKTYRHQIMPYPDRWDYVSAGLLNEWAYARTAEDLAGLEVPEYAQVIRTMGAELCRTAAHLLALATFALDVYGEFTATFMYAFRDREIVEGILEDLTGQRLMFNYFRLGGVAWDLPEPREEFFEKIRDFLDGMPAKLDEYHDLITSNELFQLRCVDTGVLDTETAKQYGATGPVGRASGVDYDVRRDDPYGYYPELDWDVITATEGDNYARVLCRMQEVEQSARIIGQCVNLLEDWPEDDREVQSNVPRTLRPDEDTEIYRAVEGAKGELGIYIRADGTDKPARFKIRSPCFSNLQTLPAMAEGGYVPDLIAALASIDIVLGEVDR, encoded by the coding sequence ATGAGTTTGGAACGACCCGAACGGTCGAGCCACGTCGGCGCGACCGAGGACGGCCTCGACTACGACGCGCTCGCGGAGCTCCTCGGCGACACGGTCGTGAGTCGCGAGAGCCACCTGAACGCGGAGGCGTTCGTGATCCGGCCCGACGAGGTCCAGAACGCGCTGTTCGCGCTTCGCGACGAGGCGGGCTTCGATCACCTCTCGAACGTCACGGCTCAGGAGTACGCCGACCGCTACGAGAGCATCTACCACCTGAAGAAGTTCGCCGACCCCACCCAGGAGGTCTCGGTGGTGGTACCCGCGGCGAAGGACGACCCCGTGAGTCAGACCGCAGTGCCGGTCTACGCGGGCGCGGACTGGCACGAGCGCGAGGCCTACGACCTCGTCGGGATCCGCTACGAGGGCCACCCCGACCTCCGACGGATCCTGCTGCCCGAGACCTGGCAGGGGCACCCATTGGGGCTCGACTACGACCAGGACGAACCCCAGGTCGTCACCCTCGAATCCCACGCCAACCCGCTCGAAGAGGACCACCGCGAGGACGGTGCGGACACGATGTTCCTCAACATCGGGCCCCACCACCCCGCGACCCACGGCGTACTCCACGTCGAGACGGTGCTCTCGGGCGAGCAGGTCGCCCACATCGAGCCGGACATCGGCTACCTCCACCGCTGTGAGGAGCAGATGTGCCAGACGAAAACCTACCGCCACCAGATCATGCCCTACCCCGACCGGTGGGACTACGTCTCCGCCGGGCTCCTCAACGAGTGGGCCTACGCGCGAACCGCCGAGGACCTCGCCGGACTGGAGGTCCCGGAGTACGCCCAGGTCATCCGGACGATGGGTGCGGAGCTCTGTCGGACCGCGGCCCACCTCCTCGCGCTCGCGACGTTCGCGCTCGACGTCTACGGCGAGTTCACCGCGACGTTCATGTACGCCTTCCGCGACCGCGAGATCGTCGAGGGGATCCTCGAAGACCTCACGGGGCAGCGCCTGATGTTCAACTACTTCCGGCTCGGCGGGGTCGCGTGGGACCTCCCGGAGCCCCGCGAGGAGTTCTTCGAGAAGATCCGGGACTTCCTCGACGGGATGCCCGCGAAGCTCGACGAGTACCACGACCTCATCACCTCGAACGAGCTGTTCCAGCTCCGGTGTGTCGACACCGGGGTGCTCGACACCGAGACCGCGAAACAGTACGGCGCGACGGGGCCGGTGGGCCGCGCCTCGGGTGTTGACTACGACGTCCGGCGCGACGATCCATACGGGTACTACCCCGAACTCGACTGGGACGTCATCACCGCGACCGAGGGCGACAACTACGCCCGCGTGCTCTGCCGGATGCAGGAGGTCGAACAGTCGGCGCGGATCATCGGACAGTGTGTCAACCTCCTCGAGGACTGGCCCGAGGACGACCGCGAGGTTCAGTCGAACGTGCCGCGAACCCTCCGGCCCGACGAGGACACCGAGATCTACCGTGCGGTCGAGGGCGCGAAGGGCGAACTCGGGATCTACATTCGGGCCGACGGTACCGACAAACCCGCCCGGTTCAAGATCCGAAGCCCGTGCTTTTCGAACCTCCAGACCCTGCCCGCGATGGCCGAGGGCGGGTACGTCCCCGACCTGATCGCGGCGCTGGCGAGCATCGACATCGTGCTCGGCGAGGTCGATAGATGA
- the trxA gene encoding thioredoxin, giving the protein MSVTLKDFYADWCGPCKTQDPILEEIEADRDGSVEFEKIDVDEDQETANEYQVRSIPTLVVENDDGVVERFIGVTQREEIESALDEAGA; this is encoded by the coding sequence ATGAGCGTCACACTGAAGGATTTCTACGCCGACTGGTGCGGCCCCTGCAAGACTCAGGACCCGATCCTCGAGGAGATCGAGGCCGACCGGGACGGGAGCGTGGAGTTCGAGAAGATCGACGTCGACGAGGACCAGGAGACCGCCAACGAGTACCAGGTTCGCTCGATCCCCACCCTCGTCGTCGAGAACGACGACGGTGTCGTCGAACGGTTCATCGGCGTGACCCAGCGCGAGGAGATCGAGTCCGCGCTCGACGAAGCCGGCGCGTAA
- a CDS encoding NuoI/complex I 23 kDa subunit family protein, whose product MIGILKSMATTMKHALDGETFTVEYPDVPPEVSPRFRGIHKFSQERCIWCRQCEKVCPNDTIQIVQDDQRNGEQYNLHIGQCIYCRLCEEVCPVDAIILTQNFEFTGDTKDDLALNKEQLKNVPWYKDIDPLESREPDRGVWIGDGEGEVDYQ is encoded by the coding sequence ATGATAGGAATCCTCAAATCGATGGCGACGACGATGAAACACGCGCTCGACGGCGAGACCTTCACCGTCGAATACCCGGACGTCCCGCCCGAGGTCAGCCCACGATTCCGCGGGATCCACAAGTTCAGCCAGGAGCGCTGTATCTGGTGTCGCCAGTGCGAGAAGGTCTGTCCGAACGACACGATCCAGATCGTCCAGGACGACCAGCGAAACGGCGAGCAGTACAACCTCCACATCGGTCAGTGCATCTACTGCCGCCTCTGTGAGGAGGTCTGCCCCGTCGACGCGATCATCCTGACCCAGAACTTCGAGTTCACCGGGGACACCAAGGACGACCTCGCGCTCAACAAGGAACAGTTGAAGAACGTACCGTGGTACAAGGATATCGACCCGCTCGAATCACGCGAACCCGATCGTGGCGTCTGGATCGGTGACGGCGAAGGCGAAGTCGATTACCAGTAA
- a CDS encoding plastocyanin/azurin family copper-binding protein, translating into MDATDADAPVSRRGFLRAAGGTAAVAGATGTAAAQEGNSSGGGETVAVGSGSGLSFDPEELTIAPGTTVTWEWTGQGGAHNVVADDGAFDSGDPEDGDDITFSHTFPEAGEFPYHCAPHEEVGMVGTVIVQEGGGSSGGGGPGLTVPNSAKNLGIAAMSLMLSTLGLAYFFIRYGGDYETGPEN; encoded by the coding sequence ATGGATGCGACCGACGCCGATGCGCCGGTGAGCCGACGCGGGTTCCTCCGGGCCGCCGGAGGGACGGCGGCCGTCGCCGGCGCGACCGGCACGGCCGCGGCACAGGAGGGGAACAGCTCGGGCGGCGGGGAGACGGTGGCAGTGGGTTCGGGTTCGGGACTCTCGTTCGACCCCGAGGAGCTCACCATCGCACCCGGAACCACCGTGACCTGGGAGTGGACCGGTCAGGGTGGCGCGCACAACGTCGTCGCCGACGACGGGGCCTTCGACTCCGGTGACCCCGAGGACGGCGACGACATCACCTTCAGCCACACCTTCCCCGAAGCCGGCGAGTTCCCCTATCACTGTGCACCCCACGAGGAGGTCGGCATGGTCGGCACCGTCATCGTCCAGGAGGGTGGCGGGTCGAGCGGCGGTGGCGGCCCCGGGCTGACGGTCCCGAACAGCGCGAAGAACCTCGGGATCGCCGCGATGAGCCTCATGCTCTCGACGCTGGGGCTCGCGTACTTCTTCATCCGGTACGGCGGCGACTACGAGACCGGCCCCGAGAACTGA
- a CDS encoding complex I subunit 1/NuoH family protein has protein sequence MRSGVLLQQSNATNATNATNASAGASGGTTFPELLSQTLGFGPNPDPGLQFLFGLVGAALISVLFLSVVAVAGIWGKRKITAAFTDRIAVNRIGPFGLLIVVADAVRLLSKEVIIPDGADRPGFDIGPMLVPFSAILGFAVIPLGTNLQLADPETGFVFVFAASSLASLGLLLSGYSSNNKYSLLGGLRALAQNLAYEIPLVVTAASVVLFAGTLQMSEVVAVQAEPLFTVAGVSIPSWFAFVNPFAFVLFMISNLAEVGRNPFDTPEAPGELVAGFMTEYSGAYFVLLYLGEFLHIFLGGAIVATLFLGGPAGPVLPGIVWMLIKILAVYLFTQWMRSAIPRIRIDQLIQIGWKGLLVMSFANLVLTAVIVGLIA, from the coding sequence ATGAGGTCCGGCGTCCTCCTCCAGCAGAGCAACGCGACCAACGCCACGAACGCGACGAACGCCTCCGCGGGCGCGAGCGGCGGCACGACGTTTCCCGAGCTCCTGAGTCAGACTCTGGGATTCGGTCCCAACCCCGACCCGGGTCTCCAGTTCCTCTTCGGGCTGGTGGGCGCGGCGCTGATCTCGGTGCTCTTCCTCTCGGTCGTCGCGGTCGCGGGGATCTGGGGCAAACGAAAGATCACGGCGGCGTTCACCGACCGTATCGCGGTCAACCGGATCGGGCCGTTCGGCCTCCTGATCGTGGTCGCCGACGCGGTCCGACTCCTCTCGAAGGAGGTCATCATCCCCGACGGTGCCGACCGGCCGGGCTTCGACATCGGGCCGATGCTCGTGCCGTTCTCGGCGATCCTCGGCTTCGCGGTGATCCCGCTCGGCACCAACCTCCAACTCGCCGACCCCGAGACGGGCTTCGTCTTCGTCTTCGCGGCCTCGTCGCTCGCCTCGCTCGGTCTCCTGCTCTCGGGCTACTCCTCGAACAACAAGTACTCGCTTCTCGGCGGGCTCCGCGCGCTCGCCCAGAACCTCGCCTACGAGATCCCGCTCGTGGTGACGGCGGCCTCGGTGGTGCTGTTCGCCGGCACCCTCCAGATGAGCGAGGTCGTCGCCGTCCAGGCCGAACCGCTGTTCACGGTCGCCGGGGTCTCGATCCCGTCGTGGTTCGCGTTCGTGAACCCGTTCGCGTTCGTGCTGTTCATGATCTCGAACCTCGCCGAAGTCGGCCGGAACCCCTTCGACACGCCCGAAGCGCCGGGCGAGCTCGTCGCGGGGTTCATGACGGAGTACTCGGGCGCGTACTTCGTCCTGCTCTATCTCGGGGAGTTCCTCCACATCTTCCTCGGCGGGGCCATCGTGGCCACGCTGTTCCTCGGTGGACCCGCCGGGCCGGTGCTGCCGGGGATCGTCTGGATGCTCATCAAGATCCTCGCGGTCTACCTGTTCACCCAGTGGATGCGCTCGGCCATCCCCCGGATCCGGATCGACCAGCTGATCCAGATCGGCTGGAAGGGCCTGCTCGTGATGAGTTTCGCCAACCTCGTGCTCACGGCCGTTATCGTGGGACTGATCGCGTAA
- a CDS encoding ASCH domain-containing protein, which yields MAQIQPGDLLPNEHLERLVADGTVTQLHRGHQYAEEGDTFEVGGEMFEVLDVEARKLGDLTDEDARAEGSADLDAYRERLDAVHDEFEWDDDSEVVRHRFVPR from the coding sequence ATGGCCCAGATACAGCCCGGCGACCTCCTCCCGAACGAACACCTCGAACGCCTCGTCGCCGACGGCACCGTCACCCAGCTCCACCGCGGCCACCAGTACGCCGAGGAGGGCGACACCTTCGAGGTCGGCGGCGAGATGTTCGAGGTGCTCGACGTCGAAGCCCGAAAACTCGGCGACCTCACCGACGAGGACGCGCGGGCGGAGGGTTCGGCGGACCTCGACGCCTACCGCGAGCGCCTCGACGCCGTCCACGACGAGTTCGAATGGGACGACGACAGCGAGGTCGTCCGCCACCGCTTCGTCCCGCGATAA
- a CDS encoding NOG1 family protein, translating into MIFEDLPTTPTAEELIDRAFSRAARAGRAQSGTDGQQSMLQTAANVLSDNLEHVVTSWPDFDTVDPFYYELADALVEVDELRKSLSEVRWASQKTAELKSEYQGRLRGDVETARKLRKQAFARLADVVEEVEPDLERLGAARDELRTLPDIRPDEPTIVVAGFPNVGKSTFVNHVTNARGEVASYPFTTTRIGVGHLSRERIRYQLVDTPGLLDRDDGTRNEVELQAESALAHVADCVLVFVDASEACGFPLPQQLALRDRVEDRFSVPVLTVCTKADRSDDLDADHYLSVEQDEGIEELVDAAVEAVGYEPELPY; encoded by the coding sequence ATGATTTTCGAAGACCTCCCCACCACGCCGACCGCGGAGGAACTCATCGACCGGGCGTTCTCGCGGGCGGCGCGGGCCGGACGGGCGCAGTCGGGCACTGACGGCCAGCAGTCGATGCTCCAGACCGCGGCGAACGTCCTCTCGGACAACCTCGAACACGTCGTGACGAGCTGGCCGGACTTCGACACCGTCGACCCGTTCTACTACGAACTCGCCGACGCGCTCGTCGAGGTCGACGAGCTCAGAAAGAGCCTCTCGGAGGTCCGCTGGGCCAGCCAGAAGACCGCCGAACTCAAGAGCGAGTACCAGGGTCGGCTCCGCGGCGACGTCGAGACGGCGCGCAAACTCAGAAAGCAGGCGTTCGCGCGGCTCGCGGACGTGGTCGAGGAGGTCGAACCCGACCTTGAACGGCTCGGAGCAGCCCGCGACGAGCTCCGAACCCTCCCCGACATCCGCCCCGACGAACCGACGATCGTGGTCGCGGGCTTCCCGAACGTCGGGAAGTCCACCTTCGTCAACCACGTCACGAACGCCCGCGGCGAGGTCGCCTCCTACCCGTTCACGACAACCCGGATCGGCGTCGGCCACCTCTCGCGCGAGCGCATCCGATACCAGCTGGTCGACACCCCCGGACTGCTCGACCGCGACGACGGCACCCGCAACGAGGTCGAACTCCAGGCCGAGAGCGCGCTGGCCCACGTCGCCGACTGCGTGCTGGTGTTCGTCGACGCGAGCGAGGCCTGTGGCTTCCCGCTTCCCCAGCAGCTCGCGCTCCGCGACCGCGTCGAGGACCGCTTCTCGGTGCCCGTGCTCACCGTCTGTACGAAGGCCGACCGCTCGGACGACCTCGACGCCGACCATTATCTGAGCGTCGAGCAAGACGAGGGGATCGAGGAACTGGTCGACGCGGCGGTCGAGGCGGTCGGCTACGAACCCGAACTCCCCTACTGA
- a CDS encoding bifunctional nuclease family protein has product MNAHIDAVRVAGTPSGPVPVVLLAPDGEPDLLPIFIGFDEAAAIARGLDAVDIGRPLTHDLLLDVVEELGGRVDKVVVDSLESQGEGGTYTADLHLDTPRGTTVVDARPSDSLALAARTGADIEIDPGVYDEGRRERATFDDLDDIREVADL; this is encoded by the coding sequence ATGAACGCCCACATCGACGCGGTGCGGGTCGCAGGGACGCCGTCCGGGCCGGTGCCGGTGGTGTTGTTGGCCCCCGACGGCGAACCCGACCTCCTGCCGATATTCATCGGGTTCGACGAGGCCGCCGCGATCGCCCGCGGGCTCGACGCGGTCGACATCGGCCGGCCGCTGACCCACGACCTCCTGCTCGACGTGGTCGAGGAGCTCGGCGGCCGGGTCGACAAGGTGGTGGTCGATTCGCTCGAAAGTCAGGGCGAGGGCGGTACCTACACCGCGGACCTCCATCTCGACACACCGCGGGGCACCACGGTGGTCGACGCCCGGCCGAGCGACTCGCTCGCGCTCGCGGCCCGGACGGGGGCCGACATCGAGATCGACCCCGGCGTGTACGACGAGGGCCGTCGCGAGCGCGCGACGTTCGACGACCTCGACGACATCCGGGAGGTCGCGGACCTGTGA
- the hisE gene encoding phosphoribosyl-ATP diphosphatase, translating into MSDGSARQTDPVLDDLVAVIEDRKETLPEGSYTASLFTHEKGENRVLEKLGEEATEVILAAKDDDHEELVAESADLVYHLLVTLSMNDVSLDELRAELETRR; encoded by the coding sequence GTGAGCGACGGCTCCGCCCGGCAGACCGACCCGGTGCTCGACGACCTCGTGGCGGTCATCGAGGACCGGAAAGAGACCCTCCCCGAGGGGTCCTACACCGCCTCGCTGTTCACCCACGAGAAGGGCGAGAACAGGGTGCTCGAAAAGCTGGGCGAGGAGGCCACGGAGGTGATCCTCGCGGCGAAGGACGACGACCACGAGGAGCTGGTCGCCGAGAGCGCGGACCTGGTCTATCATCTCCTCGTGACGCTCTCGATGAACGACGTGAGCCTCGACGAACTCAGGGCCGAACTCGAAACCCGGCGGTAG
- a CDS encoding NADH-quinone oxidoreductase subunit B: protein MSSDNQTTTPDVQTTQEARMGGGTDNRFNSKLRETFGASPFILTKFDSFMNWVRGSSMFMLQFGIACCSIEMMHTYAVKHDLDRFGSGVPRASPRQADVIIVPGTIVSKFAPRMKRVYDQMPEPKFVVSMGSCTISGGPFQQGYNVVKGAEQVVPVDIHVPGCPPRPEALVYGVAKLQERITNGESAPVTVKPYELERFGDLERDELIQKLADDIDEDTLVMRYNWTDSP from the coding sequence ATGAGTAGCGACAACCAGACCACGACGCCGGACGTACAGACGACCCAGGAGGCGCGGATGGGTGGCGGCACCGACAACCGATTCAACTCCAAACTCCGCGAGACGTTCGGTGCCTCGCCGTTCATCCTCACGAAGTTCGACTCGTTCATGAACTGGGTGCGTGGCTCCTCGATGTTCATGCTCCAGTTCGGTATCGCCTGCTGTTCGATCGAGATGATGCACACCTACGCGGTGAAACACGACCTCGACCGGTTCGGCTCGGGGGTCCCGCGGGCCTCGCCGCGCCAGGCCGACGTCATCATCGTTCCGGGGACCATCGTCTCGAAGTTCGCCCCGCGGATGAAGCGGGTCTACGACCAGATGCCCGAACCCAAGTTCGTGGTTTCGATGGGCTCGTGTACGATCTCGGGTGGCCCGTTCCAGCAGGGCTACAACGTCGTCAAGGGCGCAGAACAGGTCGTTCCCGTCGACATCCACGTCCCCGGCTGCCCGCCGCGCCCGGAGGCGCTGGTCTACGGTGTCGCCAAGCTCCAGGAACGCATCACGAACGGCGAGTCCGCGCCGGTGACGGTGAAGCCCTACGAGCTCGAACGGTTCGGCGACCTCGAACGCGACGAGCTCATCCAGAAGCTCGCCGACGACATCGACGAGGACACCCTCGTCATGCGGTACAACTGGACTGATTCGCCATGA
- a CDS encoding preprotein translocase subunit Sec61beta, whose product MSSGQNSGGLMSSAGLVRYFDAEDQNAIRISPESVVAFGVAFGLFVMALTVML is encoded by the coding sequence ATGAGCAGCGGCCAGAACTCCGGCGGGCTGATGTCGAGCGCGGGACTCGTGCGGTACTTCGACGCCGAGGACCAGAACGCGATCCGGATCAGTCCGGAGTCGGTCGTGGCCTTCGGGGTCGCGTTCGGGTTGTTCGTGATGGCGCTGACGGTCATGCTGTAA
- a CDS encoding alpha,alpha-trehalose-phosphate synthase (UDP-forming): MGNDDRETDGGIVSSVGDLVVVSNRQPYTHSYEATDDGREITVSRPAGGLTAGLDPVMQETDGTWIAWGDGEADADVTDENDEVRMPPESEAYTLRRLWLTDEEVEGYYYGYSNRVLWPLCHGGTMKAEYVERYWQRYQQVNRTFADATIEAASEDSLVWFQDYHFTLAPRQVREAVPDSTFLMHFWHITWPGWDTFRSCPNQEALLTGLLGNDLLGFHVERYCKNFLDCVDEALEDAFIDYDGNRVNYDGHTTTVRAFPMGIDADSIREHSESADEAFWNEFKTDHGIEPDTRVVVGVDRLDYTKGIVERLDAFERLLETRPEWRGEVCYVQKANESRSLIPDYQDLQTEVQESIERVNDRFGTDDWQPVVYINEFIAQDELCGLYRYADVMLVSAVRDGMNLVSKEYVAAQVDDDGVLVLSDQAGAYEELGEWALTINPYDTDAFAETIETALTMDPDDREDRMAALREQVESQDLFAWMDDIFATANELREKKIASDG; the protein is encoded by the coding sequence ATGGGTAACGACGACCGCGAAACCGACGGGGGTATCGTGTCGTCGGTCGGCGACCTCGTCGTGGTGTCGAACCGCCAGCCGTACACCCACAGCTACGAGGCGACCGACGACGGACGCGAGATAACGGTGAGCCGGCCCGCCGGCGGGCTGACCGCGGGGCTCGACCCGGTGATGCAGGAGACCGACGGGACCTGGATCGCCTGGGGCGACGGGGAAGCCGACGCCGACGTCACCGACGAGAACGACGAAGTCCGAATGCCGCCGGAGAGCGAGGCCTACACGCTCAGACGCCTCTGGCTCACCGACGAGGAGGTCGAGGGCTACTACTACGGCTACTCGAACCGCGTGCTCTGGCCGCTGTGCCACGGCGGCACGATGAAGGCCGAGTACGTCGAGCGCTACTGGCAGCGCTACCAGCAGGTCAACCGGACGTTCGCCGACGCCACCATCGAGGCCGCGAGCGAGGATTCGCTGGTCTGGTTTCAGGACTATCACTTCACGCTCGCGCCCCGACAGGTCCGCGAGGCGGTCCCCGACTCCACGTTCCTGATGCACTTCTGGCACATAACGTGGCCCGGTTGGGACACCTTCCGGTCGTGTCCGAACCAGGAGGCGCTGCTCACCGGGCTGCTCGGCAACGACCTGCTCGGGTTCCACGTCGAGCGTTACTGCAAGAACTTCCTCGACTGCGTGGACGAGGCCCTGGAGGACGCGTTCATCGACTACGACGGCAACCGCGTCAACTACGACGGCCACACGACCACGGTTCGCGCGTTCCCGATGGGCATCGACGCCGACTCGATCCGCGAACACAGCGAGTCGGCCGACGAGGCGTTCTGGAACGAGTTCAAGACCGACCACGGTATCGAGCCCGACACCAGGGTCGTCGTGGGCGTCGACCGGCTGGACTACACCAAGGGCATCGTCGAGCGCCTCGACGCGTTCGAACGGCTGCTCGAAACCCGACCCGAGTGGCGCGGGGAGGTGTGTTACGTCCAGAAGGCCAACGAGAGCCGGTCGCTGATCCCCGACTATCAGGACCTCCAGACCGAGGTGCAGGAGTCGATCGAGCGGGTCAACGACCGGTTCGGGACCGACGACTGGCAGCCCGTGGTCTACATCAACGAGTTCATCGCCCAGGACGAGCTCTGTGGGCTCTATCGCTACGCCGACGTGATGCTCGTGAGCGCGGTGCGCGACGGCATGAACCTCGTCTCGAAGGAGTACGTCGCCGCACAGGTCGACGACGACGGCGTGCTCGTGCTCTCGGACCAGGCGGGTGCCTACGAGGAACTCGGCGAGTGGGCGCTGACGATCAACCCCTACGACACCGACGCGTTCGCCGAGACGATCGAGACCGCGCTGACGATGGACCCCGACGACCGCGAGGACCGCATGGCGGCGCTTCGCGAGCAGGTCGAGTCCCAGGACCTCTTCGCGTGGATGGACGACATCTTCGCGACGGCGAACGAACTCAGGGAGAAGAAGATCGCCAGTGACGGGTGA
- the pdxT gene encoding pyridoxal 5'-phosphate synthase glutaminase subunit PdxT yields the protein MSLTAGVIAVQGDFREHASAIEHAARAHDERAEPIEVRTSGTVPDCDLLLLPGGESTAISAHLQREGLAAEIREHVAAGKPLLATCAGLIVACTDAGDDRVDCLDLVDATVARNAFGRQRDSFETRLDVEGLDEPFPAVFIRAPQVASVGECEVLATFDGHPVAVRDGPVIGTAVHPELTDDARIHGLAFFESPE from the coding sequence ATGAGCCTCACCGCCGGCGTGATAGCCGTTCAGGGTGATTTCCGCGAACACGCGAGCGCCATCGAGCACGCGGCCCGCGCCCACGACGAGCGCGCGGAGCCGATCGAGGTCCGCACCTCGGGGACGGTTCCCGACTGCGACCTCCTCCTCCTCCCGGGTGGGGAGTCGACGGCGATCTCGGCTCACCTCCAGCGCGAGGGTCTCGCCGCGGAGATACGCGAGCACGTCGCGGCTGGCAAACCCCTGCTCGCGACGTGTGCCGGTCTCATCGTGGCGTGTACCGACGCCGGCGACGACCGCGTGGACTGTCTGGACCTCGTCGACGCGACGGTCGCGCGGAACGCCTTCGGCCGCCAGCGCGACAGCTTCGAGACCCGACTCGACGTCGAGGGCCTCGACGAGCCGTTCCCCGCCGTGTTCATCCGTGCGCCGCAGGTCGCGAGCGTGGGCGAGTGCGAGGTGCTCGCGACGTTCGACGGCCATCCGGTCGCGGTGCGTGACGGTCCCGTCATCGGCACCGCGGTCCACCCCGAACTCACCGACGACGCGCGGATCCACGGGCTGGCGTTCTTCGAGTCCCCCGAGTGA
- a CDS encoding DUF5518 domain-containing protein: MTNWRAVGIGFVLHVVLGIIGAPIGIGPFLAGLVSGFVAGYVAGGGFLNGAWHGLLGGSIGGIVLAVVLGIAVGALGFAIGPIGGVLGLGIVTVGVLIAVISGVESALAGAVGGAL, translated from the coding sequence ATGACCAACTGGCGGGCGGTCGGGATCGGGTTCGTTCTCCACGTCGTCCTCGGCATTATCGGCGCACCGATCGGTATCGGGCCGTTCCTCGCGGGCCTCGTCTCCGGGTTCGTCGCGGGCTACGTCGCCGGCGGTGGCTTCCTCAACGGCGCGTGGCACGGCCTGCTCGGCGGGTCGATCGGCGGCATCGTCCTCGCGGTCGTGCTCGGGATCGCGGTCGGCGCGCTCGGGTTCGCCATCGGGCCGATCGGTGGGGTGCTCGGCCTCGGGATCGTCACCGTCGGCGTGCTGATCGCGGTGATCTCGGGCGTCGAAAGCGCGCTCGCGGGCGCGGTCGGCGGGGCGCTCTGA
- the otsB gene encoding trehalose-phosphatase: MTGERSDGSGSDPTPSGDVDPDLRSAMATRLRDADGLLFCTDFDGTLAGIETDPDAPAIGTANREALETLRDHPGVHVAVISGRELADLRERVGIAGVDYAGNHGLELYQGEEASVHPEAAERERELERIVDMVEDDLAGTDCFVENKTVSATIHYRSDPEREAEVHDAVESAVEQVAPDGFEVSTGKEIIELTPAVAWDKGKVVSQLMEDYPDSLAVYIGDDTTDEAAFRALSDEDISVHVGDDETAAAYRLADPEGVTAFIEWVVEEGLDELDGHAD, encoded by the coding sequence GTGACGGGTGAGCGCTCCGACGGGTCGGGTTCCGACCCGACTCCGAGCGGCGACGTCGACCCCGACCTCCGATCGGCGATGGCCACACGACTCCGCGACGCCGACGGCCTCCTCTTCTGTACCGACTTCGACGGCACGCTCGCGGGTATCGAGACCGACCCCGACGCACCGGCGATCGGTACCGCGAACCGCGAGGCGCTCGAAACCCTTCGCGACCACCCCGGGGTCCACGTCGCGGTGATCAGCGGGCGCGAACTCGCCGACCTCCGCGAGCGCGTCGGGATCGCGGGCGTCGACTACGCCGGCAACCACGGCCTCGAACTCTACCAGGGCGAGGAGGCCTCGGTCCATCCCGAGGCCGCCGAACGCGAACGCGAGCTCGAACGCATCGTCGACATGGTCGAGGACGACCTCGCGGGCACCGACTGCTTCGTCGAGAACAAGACCGTGAGCGCGACGATCCACTATCGGAGCGACCCCGAGCGCGAGGCCGAGGTCCACGACGCGGTCGAGAGCGCCGTCGAGCAGGTCGCGCCCGACGGGTTCGAGGTCTCGACCGGCAAGGAGATAATCGAACTCACGCCCGCCGTGGCGTGGGACAAGGGGAAGGTGGTCTCGCAGCTGATGGAGGACTACCCCGACTCGCTCGCGGTCTACATCGGCGACGACACGACCGACGAGGCCGCCTTCCGGGCGCTCTCGGACGAGGACATCAGCGTCCACGTCGGCGACGACGAGACCGCGGCGGCCTACCGGCTCGCCGACCCCGAGGGGGTCACCGCGTTCATCGAGTGGGTGGTCGAAGAAGGCCTCGACGAACTCGACGGTCACGCCGACTGA